A region of the Apium graveolens cultivar Ventura chromosome 6, ASM990537v1, whole genome shotgun sequence genome:
CAATCAATTTTTGCAACTCTTTACATCTTCCCTATACCTTTCCGCTACTGTCTGTTGTTTTTTCGCATCCAAATCATGCAACACATTTGGGAGAAAAAGGACCATGCAGGCCGCCTCTGCATTCTTCTTACTTGGTTCTATTTGCAATGGTCTTGCCCAAAACCTTGCCATGCTAATTGTTGGAAGGCTTTTACTTGGTGCTGGAATTGGATTCGGAAACCAGGTAATTAACTCATTAAGAGAGTAAACATTTTTTTTGTAATAATGCACTTCATTTGactcttttttttttttgagtTATAGCCATGTAATGGTTGATAATGCAGGCAGTGCCACTATTTATATCAGAGATTGCTCCGGCAAAGTATAGAGGAGGACTAAACATTATGTTCCAGTTGCTAGTTACAGTAGGCATTTTCGTAGCAAATTTGGTCAACTATTTCACATCTCATCTTCCTCATGGTTGGAGATATTCACTTGGTGGAGCTGGAGTTCCGGCTCTTTTCCTTTTAGTAGGCTCGCTTATTATTGTTGAGACGCCCACAAGCCTCATTCAGCGTGGCAAGAAAGAACGAGCTATGAAAACACTAAAGAAAATCAGGGGCAAAGACATTGACGTTGACAAGGAGTATCAATCAATTGTAGCTGCTACAGAGACAGCTCAAAAGTTCAAGCATCCTTTTAAACATCTAGTGAAAAATTGCATGCCACAACTTATATGCGGAAGCATAATTCAAATGTTTCAGCAGCTCACAGGGATTAATGTTATCATGTTTTATGCTCCTGTTTTGTTCCAAACAATGGGATTTAAAAATGATGCCTCTTTGTTATCATCTGTGATTACGGGGTCAATTAACGTTGGCAGCACCCTTATTGCTCTCTTCTTCGTTGATAAATGGGGAAGACGGGCATTACTCGTTGAGTCTGTTATTCAAATGCTCATCTGTCAGGTTTTTATTTTCTAACCTTACATATTACAGTTAAGTAGTAGTATAAATTATGTACACAATCTTATGCTACTACAAACAAGCAGTGGATATATGTAACACTTTCATATTGATATATTAATATTGTAGGTTGTGGTGGGAATATTTCTTCAAGTGGACTTGCATGCTACAAATGTAATGCCAAAGGTACCAGCATACTTTGTTGTTGTCCTTATCT
Encoded here:
- the LOC141666479 gene encoding sugar transport protein 8-like; protein product: MAGGVMSAQDGGTEFPGRLTRQVIFCSLIAAFGGLMFGYDIGISGGVTSMDSFLEKFFPEVYRKKHEVKEDNYCKYNNQFLQLFTSSLYLSATVCCFFASKSCNTFGRKRTMQAASAFFLLGSICNGLAQNLAMLIVGRLLLGAGIGFGNQAVPLFISEIAPAKYRGGLNIMFQLLVTVGIFVANLVNYFTSHLPHGWRYSLGGAGVPALFLLVGSLIIVETPTSLIQRGKKERAMKTLKKIRGKDIDVDKEYQSIVAATETAQKFKHPFKHLVKNCMPQLICGSIIQMFQQLTGINVIMFYAPVLFQTMGFKNDASLLSSVITGSINVGSTLIALFFVDKWGRRALLVESVIQMLICQVVVGIFLQVDLHATNVMPKVPAYFVVVLICAFVAGFAWSWGPLGWLIASEIFPLETRSAGFFCAVAMNMIWTFIIAQAFLSMLCSMKAAIFFFFSAWIVIMGIFAVFWLPETKGVPIDEMEETVWKKHWFWKRFFDHEEESGDAKA